Within Amedibacterium intestinale, the genomic segment AACTACTTTATGTACACAACGTGCTACTATAGAAACAGAATTTGCGGAAATATGTTTTGATATTTCTTCTTACAATGGATGCACTGATTATGAAATAGAATACGAATATAAAAAAGAACATGATGGTTTATCCATTTTTCAAGACATCTTAAAAGATGTTCATATTACTTATACTTCAAATTGTAAATCTAAAATTCAAAGAGCCTTAGAAAGTTTTTAAAAAGTTGTACATTATTTTAATACGGTACAACTTTTTTATAGTCTAGTAAATCTTTTTCAATTTATGTTTTAGTATGGTTTATCACTCTTATATTAATTGATCATCACATTCAAATAAAATAGATGAATTTTGTAGTATTTCACTTAACTCTTCTTTAATCATCTGATTAAATACAAATTCTATTGAGAAATTGATTTCTATATTCGTTTTTTCTAGTTGATTTTTAAACATGATACAATGTCCTATTAAATACTGAATTTTCTTTTGAAAATCTAATGTATTTACAAAACAAGGTATTTTCAATATCCATTTATTTTCTTTTATTTCTATACATTCATATGGAGAAAGAGAGTATATATTTTTCTTAGTGAATTTTATATTTTTTATATACTTATTAATCTTCTTTTTTTCATAATCTGTATAAATTGAACATTGTAATTTTTCAGAAATATTTTTTAATACTACATAATTAGCATCTATTTCCATTTGTGCTTTTGTTTTTTCTTCGTCCTGCATTGACCATATATCACTGCCTACATTCTCTGCTACTTTTAAAATTCGATATGTATTTGTTATATTTTCTTTATCTAAATACATATAACTTTCCATTTTATTTGATATATAGACTCCAATTTCGCTCAAATATACAGGTGCTTGAAAAAATACAACATTCTTTAAATATAGACAATTCAATACTTTAGGAATCTTATTATTTTTTGATATACGTATAATTTCTTCCATTAATTTTTCTTTTGTTGCATATCCATTTTGTTCTTTATATTGATTCCACATTTGATGAATATTTAAATCCATAGATTTTTGAAAGACACCATATCCTACAATTCCTTTTTCTTTCCCTTTTTCTGTACCCTTTGATAAAAAGAATAGTAAATCTCCTTTCTTAAAAAAGCTTATTTTCTTTGTATTTCCTAATCTCCAGAAATTGATTGTTTTATTTCCATTTAATCTATGAAATTCTATCATTTCCTGATTTGTAATATAAGCAATTGCAGACATGAATTCACCAGCTTTCTTTTATTAATTTTATCACATTTTTGATGTTATCACATATAAAAAAGGAGAAGTCATAGCCTTCTCACATTTTTTTTCTTCCTTCAATTGCTTTAATTAATGTTAATTCATCAGCATAATCCAAATGTCCTCCCATTGGCAGGCCATGTGCAATGCGTGTAACATTAACATCATATTGTTCTAATAATTTTGACAAGTATAGTGCTGTTGTTTCTCCTTCTACAGTAGGATTTGTAGCTAGTATGATTTCTTTTGTTTCTTCATTAATTCTATCTAGTAATGTATTAATATTTATGTCTTCTGGAAGAATACCTTTTGATGTTGATATTACTCCATTTAATACATGATATAAGCCATTATATTCTTTCGTTTTTTCCATTGCAATGACATCTTTTGGACTTTGCACAACACAAATCATTTGTTTATTTCTAGATAAGTCTGTACATACTTCACAAAGTTCATTTTCAGATAAGTTGCCACATATTTTACATTGGTGAATTCCTGTTTCAATATTAGAAAGACCATCAATGAACTTATGTATATCTTCATCTTTCCATTCTATAACATGAAATGCATAACGTTCTGCTGTTTTTAATCCTACACCTGGAAGTTTTTGAAAGCACTCTACCAACGTTTCAAAAGTTTTTGGATACATTAAAATCCACCTGGCATTTTAACGCCACCTGTAATTGCATTCATTCTTTTATCTTTATCTTTTTTTGCTTTTACAAGTGCTTCATTTATTGCACTTTTTATCATTTCTTCCAAGTCTTCTTTTCCCTCTTCATTTAATAAGGAAGTATCAATAGAAATGCTTTCTACTTCCATTGATCCTTTAACTTCAACTTTAATTACTCCTCCACCCATTGTTTCTTCATAGATTGTAGAGTTTAATTCAGATTCTACTTTTGCTAATTCTTTCTGCATTTTCTGTGCCTGTTTTAATAATCCTTGCATATTCATAATTTTATTCCTCCGTTACAATAATATTTTCTTCTCCAAATAAATCAAGAACTTTTTCTTCTTCACTCATTTGCTTTTCCACTTTTTTCTCTATCATTTTTGGTTCAATGTATGCTGGCTGTGGAAGTGTTCCAGCAATCATTCTATCTTTAAACAATTGTATTACTATTTTTTGTTGTTCTTTCGCTATTGCAAATACTTTTTTATTCTTTTCTAGTAATTTCACCATTAACTCGCCAAATTTATCTTGTTGATCTGCCTCGTTAATTTCATTAGCTTCCGGTTGATTATCAGTACATAAAACAATATAGTTACTTCCACTTGCCAAAATCGAACAGTTTTTTAATAAATTTGCATACTTAGCATAATTTAAATCCATCATATAAAAATCAAGATTGTTAAATTTTTCGATATCTTTTGCTTTCTCTGGTTTATTTGCCCCCGCTAATAAACTTAATAAAAACTCATTGTCTAGTGGCTTTATTGATTTCTCATATTGTTTTATTTCTGCTTTTTGTATATTTTCTTCACTTATTTCTTCTTTTTCTTCTTCTATATTACCTATATATTCATCATCCTCTTCTTCATCTGCTACGATTAAAGAAGGTTTTTCTTTTACTAATGTTTCACGTGAAACATTAGGTTTCACATTACTTTGTTTATTTTCTTCGGCAATATGTATATTGTTCTCTTCTTTTAAACTTGCAACATCTAACATTTGAAGCATACATACTTCAAAATAAGAAGGAACATTTGCTGCATTGCGATATTTATCATATGTTTCCATTAATAAATGTATCATTGAAAAGCGTTTTTGAAGTGTTGTCTTTTCAACTAAATGCTGTGCTTCAGTACTACCTAGTATTTTTAATAAAGAAGAATCTTTTGTATATTCAAATAGTATAGATTCCTTTAGTAACTCTATCAAATCAACTGTCAATCGTTTAATATCGATTCCCTTTTCAATTATACTTTCAACTTTATCCATCAATGAGACTGCATTCTGATCAATAATATCATTCAGCATTTGAATCTTTTCAGAAACTGTAGTAATACCATAAATTTCATTTATATGATGAACTTCAATATTATTTTGTGCATATGCAATACATTGATCCAAAATAGATAAAGCATCACGAAGTCCCCCATCTGCTAATTGAGAAATAATACGTATAACTTCTTCTTCACAAGTTATATTTTCTGCATTTAGAATCGTATGAATTCTATGTTCTATTTCCTTCGATGGAACTTTTGTAAAGTCAAATCTTTGACAGCGAGAAATAATTGTAGGCAATACTTTATGAGGTTCTGTTGTTGCTAAAATAAAAATAACATGAGCTGGTGGTTCTTCAATAGTCTTTAACAATGCATTGAATGCACCAGTAGACATCATATGAACCTCATCTATAATATATACTTTATATTTACCTTTTAATGGTGCATATTTTACTTTTTCAATAAGATTACGAACTTCTTCTACGCCATTGTTGCTAGCAGCATCTATTTCTACTATATCTGGATGACTTCCATTTTGTACTTCAAGACAGTTTTCACATTTCTGACATGGTCTATGTCCTTCCGATGTACAGTTAATTGTCTTCGCAAATATCTTGGCAATTGATGTTTTACCTGTTCCTCTTGGTCCACAAAATAAGTATGCATGCGCTATTTTATTTTGTTCAATTGCGTGTTTTAATGTTTGCACGACATGTTGCTGTCCTGCTACTTCTTCAAAGCTTGAAGGCCTGTATGTACGGTAAAGAGCTTTATACGCCATATTTCACCTGCTTTCTAACGAAATAATTATATCATGTTTTTAATGTAAAAAAACAAATAGTTTTGTTAACTACTTGCTTTCTTTTGTTTATTTATAAGTCTTTTCTTTTTAAAAAAAGATGTTAATAATTCTGCGCATTCATCCTCTAAAATACCACTTATTGTTTTAGGATAATGATTAAAACCTGCAACTTCATACATTTTCATACAACTTTCTATACAGCCACCTTTAAAATCTTTAGCGCCATAAATTACATTAGAAATTCTTGATTGAAGAATTGCACCACTGCACATTGGACAAGGTTCTAATGTGACATAAAGATCACAGTTTTCCAATCTCCAGCTACCGATTTTTTTACACGCTTTTTCAATAGCTAAAATTTCTGCATGTGCAATAGATTGCTGTTTTGATTCTCTAAGATTATGTGCTCTAGCAATTATTTTATCATCTTTTACAATCACACAGCCGATTGGAACTTCATCTTTCAATTCTGCTTTCTTAGCTTCTTTGATAGCCTCTTTCATATATTTTTCATAAGACATAAATATGCCTCCATTCACAAAGCGTAAAATAAAAGCTACCACACATGATAGAGCTCCCTTAAGGCTGCTTTGTTCCCAATCTGACCTGATTCAGTAGATACCATTGTAGTAGCTCTTATATTATACTTGATTCAAATATAATATGCAATGATTATTTCAATAATTTTAAAAAAATACTTTTATATGTTTCACGTGAAACATTTTATAAAAAATTCTTAAGCAATAAAATGAATCAAAGTGAATAACTATATTAAAAAAATTATTTCAATGCAAATTATAAAGCAATGATAATATATAAAATAACTAAAAAAGCCTTTATTTATCGTGTTTTTTGATATTTTTAAAGTCAAAAAAATATACAGATAAAAGCAGGAAAACGTAAAAAAAGAAGAGATTTCTATACAGAAAATAGAATTTCTCTTCTAAAATTACATTTTTTTATTTTTTAGGCATCAAGATTTTTGTACCACCCATATATGGCTGTAATGCTTCTGGAATATTAATGCTTCCATCTTCATTTAAGTTATTTTCTAAGAAAGCAATTAACATACGTGGAGGGGCAACAACTGTGTTATTTAATGTATGCGCAAAATATTTATTTCCATCTTTGTCTTTTACACGAATACCTAAACGACGAGCCTGTGCATCAGTTAAGTTAGAACAGCTACCAACTTCGAAGTATTTCTTCTGACGAGGACTCCATGCTTCAACATCAACTGACTTACATTTCAAATCCGCTAAATCACCAGAACAGCATTCCAAAGTTCTTACTGGAATATCTAAGCTTCTAAATAAATCTACAGTGTTTGTATATAGTTTAACAAACCAATCAGCACTTTCTTCAGGTTTGCACACAACAATCATTTCCTGTTTTTCAAACTGGTGAATACGATAAACACCACGTTCTTCAATACCATGAGCACCTTTTTCTTTACGGAAACAAGGAGAATAACTTGTATAAGTGTATGGAAGTTTCTTTTCATCTAAAATTGTATCAATGAACTTACCAATCATTGAATGTTCACTTGTACCAATTAGATATAAGTCTTCTCCTTCAATTTTGTACATCATTCCTTCCATTTCCGCAAAACTCATAACACCTGTAACAACATTACTGCGAATCATAAATGGAGGAATTACATAAGTAAATCCACGATTTATCATAAAGTCTCTTGCATAAGTAATAACTGCAGAATGCAAACGAGCAATATCTCCCATCAAATAATAGAATCCATTACCTGCAACTTTTCTTGCGCTATCTAAATCAATACCATCGAATTTTTCCATGATATCCGTATGATATGGAATATCAAAAGAAGGAACAACTGGTTCACCATATTTCTGCAATTCCACATTTTCTGAGTCATCTTTTCCAATAGGAACACTTGGATCAATGATATTTGGAATCTGCATCATAATATCTTTAATTTCAGCTGCAACAGAAGCCTCTTTTTCTTCTGTCTCTTTCATTTCATCAGCCATTGCCTGTACTTTTGCTTTTGCTTCTTCTGCTTCTTCCTTTTTACCTTCCTTCATTAATCCACCAATTTGTTTACTGATAGAATTACGCTGTGCACGCAAATCATCACCTTTTTGTTTTAATGCACGATTTTCTTTATCAAGTTCAATAACTTTATCTACTAATTCAATTTTGTGATCCTGAAATTTCTTTTTAATATTTTCTTTTACAATTTCAGGATTTTCTCTTAAAAATTTAATATCTAACATGAATATTTCCTCCTAAACATATAAAAAGAGGTATTGTCCGAAAGGGACGATACCTCGTGTTGCCACCCTTTTTAATCAAGAAATAATAAATTTCCAGATTCACTCAAAGCTATAACGTAGCTACCGTAATCAGATACTTTATTTCCCTGATTCACTCCAAGGTTGATTTCACAAACAACTGCTAATAACTTTCACCATACGTTATCTCTCTGTAAACAGTAGATTTTGTTACTTATCCTTATCAACGTTTTCTTAATTTATATCATTCCTGTGTCGTATTGTCAACAGATGATTCTTCGTTTTCTTCACTATGTTCTACAATAGCAACTTTCGCAACTGACTCTTCATCAGAAACATTAATTAATTTAACACCCTGTGTATTACGGCTATAAATACCAATATCTCCTACAGAAATACGAATAATAATACCGCTATTTGTAACGATCATTGCATCCTCATCGCCATTTACAGCACGAACAGATACTAAATCACCGGTTTTTTCTGTAATATTAATCGTTTTAACACCTTTTGCACCACGGGTAGTTAATCTATACTCTTCAATAGGTGTACGTTTACCATATCCATTCTGACTTACCGCAAGCAAGTGTGTACCATCTCTTGAAGTTGCTAAACCTACAACCTCAGAACCATCTACATTAAACCCTTTAACACCACTTGCAGTTCTACCCATAGGACGAATACCATCTTCATGGAATCTTACTGCTTTACCATTAGATCCGGCAATGATAATTTCATCATCCCCTGTTGTTTCCTTAACACCCATAAGTTCATCATCTTCTTTTAAGGTAATCGCAATCTTACCATTTTGACGAATAGAATCAAACTCTGACATTGGTGTACGTTTTACAAGACCATTTTTTGTCACAAACAACAAGTATGCAGACTCACTTTCACGTTTAACCGGTACAAGTGCTTTTACTTTTTCTTCCTTATCAATGTTTAATAAGTTAACAACTGGAAGACCTTTTGAAGTACGGCTTGAACCTGGTACTTTATATCCCTTGATACGATATACTTTACCAAGATTTGTAAACAGCATCAAATAATCATGTGTTGACATCGTCGTTAACATTTCTACGATATCATCTTCATTTACTGCCATTCCTTTCACACCACGTCCACCACGATTTTGTGTACGATAAGTATCAACAGGCAAGCGTTTGATATATCCATTTGTTGTCATCGTAATAACAACGTCTTCTTCAGGAATCAAGTCTTCATCTTCCATTGTAAAATCAGCTTCACTAATTTCCGTACGACGTTCATCACCAAAACGATTTTTTACTTCTGTTAATTCATCTTCAATAATTTTTAAGACACGATCATGATTTGCCAGAATATCTTTTAAATCTGCAATTGTTTTTAACAATTCCTGATATTCGTTTTCAATCTTATCTCTTTCCAAACCTGTCAAACGACGAAGTCTCATTTCCAAAATCGCATTTGCCTGGATTTCAGTTAATTTAAA encodes:
- the recR gene encoding recombination mediator RecR encodes the protein MYPKTFETLVECFQKLPGVGLKTAERYAFHVIEWKDEDIHKFIDGLSNIETGIHQCKICGNLSENELCEVCTDLSRNKQMICVVQSPKDVIAMEKTKEYNGLYHVLNGVISTSKGILPEDININTLLDRINEETKEIILATNPTVEGETTALYLSKLLEQYDVNVTRIAHGLPMGGHLDYADELTLIKAIEGRKKM
- a CDS encoding YbaB/EbfC family nucleoid-associated protein yields the protein MNMQGLLKQAQKMQKELAKVESELNSTIYEETMGGGVIKVEVKGSMEVESISIDTSLLNEEGKEDLEEMIKSAINEALVKAKKDKDKRMNAITGGVKMPGGF
- the dnaX gene encoding DNA polymerase III subunit gamma/tau, with product MAYKALYRTYRPSSFEEVAGQQHVVQTLKHAIEQNKIAHAYLFCGPRGTGKTSIAKIFAKTINCTSEGHRPCQKCENCLEVQNGSHPDIVEIDAASNNGVEEVRNLIEKVKYAPLKGKYKVYIIDEVHMMSTGAFNALLKTIEEPPAHVIFILATTEPHKVLPTIISRCQRFDFTKVPSKEIEHRIHTILNAENITCEEEVIRIISQLADGGLRDALSILDQCIAYAQNNIEVHHINEIYGITTVSEKIQMLNDIIDQNAVSLMDKVESIIEKGIDIKRLTVDLIELLKESILFEYTKDSSLLKILGSTEAQHLVEKTTLQKRFSMIHLLMETYDKYRNAANVPSYFEVCMLQMLDVASLKEENNIHIAEENKQSNVKPNVSRETLVKEKPSLIVADEEEDDEYIGNIEEEKEEISEENIQKAEIKQYEKSIKPLDNEFLLSLLAGANKPEKAKDIEKFNNLDFYMMDLNYAKYANLLKNCSILASGSNYIVLCTDNQPEANEINEADQQDKFGELMVKLLEKNKKVFAIAKEQQKIVIQLFKDRMIAGTLPQPAYIEPKMIEKKVEKQMSEEEKVLDLFGEENIIVTEE
- the tadA gene encoding tRNA adenosine(34) deaminase TadA; this translates as MSYEKYMKEAIKEAKKAELKDEVPIGCVIVKDDKIIARAHNLRESKQQSIAHAEILAIEKACKKIGSWRLENCDLYVTLEPCPMCSGAILQSRISNVIYGAKDFKGGCIESCMKMYEVAGFNHYPKTISGILEDECAELLTSFFKKKRLINKQKKASS
- the serS gene encoding serine--tRNA ligase; the encoded protein is MLDIKFLRENPEIVKENIKKKFQDHKIELVDKVIELDKENRALKQKGDDLRAQRNSISKQIGGLMKEGKKEEAEEAKAKVQAMADEMKETEEKEASVAAEIKDIMMQIPNIIDPSVPIGKDDSENVELQKYGEPVVPSFDIPYHTDIMEKFDGIDLDSARKVAGNGFYYLMGDIARLHSAVITYARDFMINRGFTYVIPPFMIRSNVVTGVMSFAEMEGMMYKIEGEDLYLIGTSEHSMIGKFIDTILDEKKLPYTYTSYSPCFRKEKGAHGIEERGVYRIHQFEKQEMIVVCKPEESADWFVKLYTNTVDLFRSLDIPVRTLECCSGDLADLKCKSVDVEAWSPRQKKYFEVGSCSNLTDAQARRLGIRVKDKDGNKYFAHTLNNTVVAPPRMLIAFLENNLNEDGSINIPEALQPYMGGTKILMPKK